One Prosthecobacter debontii DNA window includes the following coding sequences:
- the vccB gene encoding Verru_Chthon cassette protein B: protein MKIKLPLQKIRRSGFSLAEVTIATGITALALSTLLGIIPEGLKNIRDAGGLAAETRITSHLLGVVSQAEWETHTGEDLLSSSFHEKRYFFDDQGIAIEGGDPGLDLAYVAEVKIPRSDVNLSADVTAAEDDAIDPYLRRVTVKVANTGSKNFNFDRVLPMAYRQHTTLIARTGK, encoded by the coding sequence ATGAAAATCAAACTTCCTCTTCAAAAAATTCGTCGATCAGGTTTCTCGCTCGCTGAAGTCACCATCGCAACAGGTATAACCGCATTGGCTTTATCCACCTTGTTAGGCATTATTCCGGAAGGGCTAAAGAACATCCGAGATGCCGGCGGATTGGCCGCAGAAACTCGCATCACGTCTCACTTGCTTGGAGTCGTCAGCCAAGCTGAGTGGGAAACCCATACGGGGGAGGATCTGCTAAGCTCCTCCTTTCATGAAAAGCGCTATTTTTTCGACGACCAAGGAATCGCGATCGAAGGGGGTGACCCCGGGCTGGATCTGGCCTACGTCGCTGAGGTGAAAATCCCTCGCTCGGATGTGAATCTTTCAGCGGATGTCACCGCTGCAGAAGATGACGCCATCGATCCTTATCTGCGTCGAGTGACTGTCAAAGTGGCTAATACAGGCAGCAAGAACTTCAACTTTGATCGGGTGTTACCGATGGCCTATCGCCAGCATACCACGCTGATCGCCCGCACTGGCAAATGA
- the vccA gene encoding Verru_Chthon cassette protein A codes for MNFHVYRHSIGRPHQGIALVTMLSVVALMTVLIVAMLSISQTELKSAKVHADGQQAKQLAEVAVNVVISQLRKATTQNTNVSGLEAWTSQPGVVRRHSTNGQVQTAYKLYSSPELILRSVGQIERQLLEDDVPPDWQTNPHRYVDLNRPTVRITAQGQPLLLFPILDPRAQAGSQTVEGFSYGEQTSAGQKISGVRTTGGDTQRVPMPVEWLYVLKDGTLGSLNEFNHFVGPKPATADNPITGRIAFWTDDEASKVNINTASEPTPWAMPTFFYDQDAGYARYQPVAGEFQRYPGHPASTALSPILFPGQTLTVGQKESIYELAPKVGPGGSRAGTRSYSDPEIEAVALTRYRRERLYASLDELLLAEDRQRNVLAGEALEPERIQRSGFFLTAHSRAPEANPFGMPKIAVWPVSYRGAAYRTAFDQLIAHCATLRTASGKRSYIFQRGWADSTTQDITQEDNSILLASLMDQWAKPIPGFASSAGQSFQTKYGQDTAQILVEIFDYIRAVNLHDGNLIKPEDRINGDGNAQNFMLGYAPGSARPTSFKTFTDPRFFGSATEDDDPDASDGLKEKLGFPGHGQVTPSQWNYQGRHVQGIGRFPTITEVGLHFICAADNTNDPNNPLAEVYPHIGKPGGGSAEKGQLGINPPTSPTDRWYSNFPPRPKPNPAAGEKANLNAYPLTNGFPYGPEKTHPGYQRENWNHQLEANTPLRPGYRRVQARLLLEFFVPGAGYTLLEPDVTVKVSGLASFRVNGQSLFPKDEEFFYTGRRATHPGAQMQGGYGIGLKGLLRGREVPARAPMPADANWGKPEWIVKPAEQNDEHRCVLNYDLISNYVDINVGANGELPMELQSVQTGNPVILTVEIYSGHVGRSVTVEETPAQLVQVLQPAFPAASLKPPTLVRTAARPVGADLGREPPAWWTFNSRGAVGISQRDSLIGRDKLGPNSTAYLRGRLFRHNLAPSVANKHTMGAFFFGFDPAVAGAPRLFRTQNNANTQVKIDEAEELEGSDVVQTVMIRHGDYRLTAAKMTVPSEDWSPHRYYGKQRLAHSFTNFVSNQLPGYDYGGNTDFDKRLVPNKQGAGYANHRIPDLPYNTEASVKAQRYGDFDNGPGPHRDGPYINKPDEGNLNIVAGDKGIAYFSESSQHRTTEQDFYSPNRMMPSPVMFGSLPTSVKAGDPWRTLLFRPQRGHPGGPSRSGGTSPADHLLLEFFWMPVVEPYAISEPFSTAGKVNLNYQILPFTHIRRATGMHSVLKGEVIHAVPNEDAPNYKVFPDSTNQNGFWGQAQAKQWHYKIDAEKTLVQFDERFAQGRVFISPSEICEIHLVPQAAPGVSSHEQMESFWADHRLTGDNTRERPYAGIYPRVTTRSNTFLIHYISQTIQKARSTHADQVSDLDKVTGEFRGSTLIERHLDPTQAGLPDFATNAAGRTLDHYHEFRILQTQRFGF; via the coding sequence ATGAATTTTCACGTCTATCGCCATTCTATTGGCCGTCCTCACCAGGGGATAGCTCTAGTCACGATGCTCTCCGTGGTAGCTCTGATGACCGTGCTCATCGTAGCCATGTTATCCATTTCGCAAACCGAGCTCAAGTCGGCCAAAGTGCATGCCGATGGCCAGCAGGCCAAGCAACTGGCGGAGGTGGCTGTCAATGTCGTCATCTCGCAACTTCGTAAGGCAACGACTCAAAATACAAACGTGAGTGGCTTGGAGGCCTGGACTTCTCAGCCTGGTGTGGTGCGTCGCCACTCGACGAATGGCCAAGTTCAAACGGCCTATAAGTTGTATTCCAGCCCAGAGCTGATCTTACGCTCAGTCGGTCAGATCGAGCGGCAGCTTCTCGAAGACGATGTCCCTCCAGACTGGCAGACAAATCCGCATCGTTATGTCGATCTGAATCGCCCTACAGTGCGCATCACCGCACAGGGGCAACCGCTGCTACTCTTTCCTATTCTGGACCCCAGAGCGCAGGCCGGCAGCCAAACCGTGGAGGGCTTTTCGTATGGGGAGCAAACCTCGGCAGGACAAAAAATCAGCGGCGTGCGGACTACCGGTGGTGACACTCAGAGAGTGCCGATGCCAGTGGAATGGCTGTATGTGCTCAAAGATGGCACCCTAGGCTCTCTCAATGAATTCAATCACTTCGTGGGGCCGAAACCTGCCACTGCGGATAATCCCATCACCGGACGCATTGCTTTCTGGACGGATGATGAGGCGTCTAAAGTGAATATCAATACCGCTTCAGAACCCACCCCCTGGGCCATGCCCACCTTTTTTTATGATCAAGATGCGGGTTACGCTCGCTACCAACCCGTGGCGGGTGAGTTTCAGCGTTATCCAGGACATCCGGCCAGTACGGCGCTTAGCCCGATTCTTTTTCCTGGGCAAACTCTGACCGTGGGCCAAAAGGAGTCCATCTATGAACTCGCGCCTAAGGTGGGGCCTGGAGGCAGCCGGGCTGGAACACGCTCTTATAGCGATCCTGAAATCGAGGCCGTGGCATTGACTCGCTATCGTCGTGAGCGGCTGTATGCGAGCCTGGATGAATTGCTACTTGCCGAGGATCGTCAGCGAAATGTTTTGGCAGGAGAAGCTCTGGAACCAGAAAGAATTCAGCGTTCGGGTTTCTTCCTGACAGCGCACAGTCGAGCTCCTGAAGCCAATCCGTTCGGAATGCCCAAGATTGCGGTTTGGCCAGTCAGCTATCGGGGAGCGGCTTACCGAACAGCGTTCGATCAGCTCATCGCTCACTGCGCCACACTCCGCACCGCGAGTGGGAAACGCAGCTACATCTTTCAGCGGGGCTGGGCCGACTCAACGACGCAGGACATCACTCAGGAGGACAACAGCATTCTTTTAGCCAGTCTCATGGATCAATGGGCGAAACCCATTCCAGGATTTGCTTCCTCCGCAGGTCAAAGCTTTCAGACCAAATACGGTCAAGACACCGCACAAATCTTGGTGGAAATCTTTGACTATATTCGGGCCGTCAACTTGCATGATGGCAATCTAATCAAACCGGAAGATCGCATCAATGGCGATGGAAATGCGCAAAACTTCATGTTAGGTTATGCGCCAGGATCCGCTCGCCCTACCTCTTTCAAGACCTTCACGGACCCTCGTTTTTTTGGTTCTGCTACAGAAGACGACGATCCCGATGCCAGCGATGGATTGAAAGAAAAATTGGGATTTCCAGGGCATGGCCAAGTAACGCCTTCTCAATGGAACTACCAAGGACGCCATGTGCAGGGTATCGGACGATTTCCAACCATCACGGAGGTGGGGTTGCACTTCATTTGCGCCGCGGATAACACGAATGATCCTAACAATCCATTGGCCGAAGTTTATCCCCACATCGGTAAGCCTGGAGGTGGCAGTGCGGAGAAGGGACAGCTAGGCATCAATCCGCCCACAAGCCCAACAGACCGCTGGTATTCCAATTTTCCGCCTCGGCCAAAGCCCAACCCGGCAGCAGGCGAAAAAGCCAATTTAAATGCCTATCCTCTGACCAACGGTTTCCCTTATGGCCCAGAGAAAACGCATCCGGGCTATCAACGTGAAAACTGGAATCATCAGCTCGAAGCAAACACTCCGTTGCGGCCAGGTTATCGACGTGTGCAAGCCAGATTACTGCTGGAGTTCTTCGTTCCTGGGGCTGGATATACCTTGTTGGAGCCGGATGTCACCGTGAAGGTTTCGGGCTTAGCTTCTTTTCGTGTGAATGGGCAAAGCCTTTTCCCCAAAGACGAAGAATTTTTTTACACAGGCAGACGTGCGACTCACCCCGGAGCTCAGATGCAAGGGGGCTATGGTATCGGCTTGAAAGGACTACTTCGTGGCCGCGAGGTTCCTGCGCGTGCTCCCATGCCCGCTGATGCCAACTGGGGAAAGCCCGAATGGATTGTAAAACCCGCCGAGCAGAATGATGAACACCGCTGCGTCCTGAATTATGATCTGATCAGCAACTACGTGGACATTAACGTCGGAGCGAATGGAGAACTCCCAATGGAACTTCAAAGTGTGCAAACTGGCAATCCGGTGATCCTGACTGTGGAGATCTATTCAGGTCATGTCGGACGCTCTGTCACCGTCGAGGAAACTCCAGCTCAGCTGGTTCAGGTGCTACAGCCTGCATTTCCTGCTGCAAGTCTTAAACCGCCAACATTGGTCCGCACTGCGGCTCGGCCTGTGGGTGCCGATCTAGGACGGGAGCCTCCCGCTTGGTGGACTTTCAATAGCCGAGGTGCCGTGGGTATCAGTCAGAGGGACTCCTTGATTGGGCGTGATAAATTGGGCCCCAACTCGACCGCCTATCTACGCGGTCGCCTGTTCCGGCATAACTTGGCCCCGAGCGTCGCCAACAAGCATACGATGGGGGCTTTCTTTTTCGGGTTCGATCCCGCCGTCGCAGGTGCTCCCCGTCTCTTTCGCACTCAAAATAATGCCAATACCCAGGTCAAGATCGATGAAGCGGAGGAGTTGGAAGGCAGTGATGTGGTGCAAACCGTGATGATCCGGCATGGAGACTATCGTCTGACAGCGGCCAAGATGACGGTGCCAAGTGAGGATTGGTCTCCTCACCGTTACTATGGCAAGCAACGCCTAGCTCATAGCTTCACCAACTTTGTAAGCAATCAGCTGCCAGGTTACGATTATGGTGGCAATACCGATTTTGACAAACGGCTGGTGCCTAACAAACAAGGGGCTGGTTATGCCAACCATCGTATCCCTGACCTACCCTACAATACAGAGGCCTCGGTGAAAGCTCAGCGATATGGCGACTTTGATAACGGTCCAGGTCCTCATCGCGATGGGCCTTACATCAATAAACCGGATGAAGGCAATCTAAACATCGTCGCGGGAGACAAGGGCATCGCTTACTTCAGTGAAAGCAGCCAACACCGCACCACAGAACAAGACTTTTATTCCCCGAATCGGATGATGCCTTCACCTGTGATGTTTGGCTCACTGCCCACGAGCGTCAAAGCGGGGGATCCCTGGCGGACCTTACTCTTCAGACCTCAGCGAGGTCATCCTGGCGGCCCGAGCCGCTCAGGCGGCACTAGCCCGGCGGATCATTTGCTGTTGGAGTTTTTTTGGATGCCTGTGGTCGAGCCTTACGCCATTAGTGAACCTTTCTCCACCGCTGGGAAAGTAAATCTGAACTATCAGATCTTGCCTTTTACCCATATTCGTCGGGCGACTGGGATGCATTCGGTGCTGAAAGGCGAGGTGATCCATGCGGTGCCTAATGAAGATGCGCCTAACTACAAAGTCTTTCCCGATTCCACGAATCAAAACGGATTTTGGGGGCAAGCACAGGCTAAACAATGGCACTACAAGATTGATGCGGAAAAAACACTGGTTCAATTCGACGAGCGTTTCGCTCAAGGGCGCGTTTTTATCAGTCCAAGCGAAATCTGCGAGATTCATCTAGTGCCTCAAGCGGCTCCTGGTGTGAGCAGTCATGAGCAAATGGAGTCCTTCTGGGCAGATCATCGTCTAACCGGTGATAACACCCGTGAACGCCCCTATGCTGGCATCTATCCTCGTGTCACAACCCGCTCGAACACCTTCCTCATTCATTACATTTCGCAGACAATTCAAAAAGCTCGGTCAACTCATGCAGACCAAGTTTCAGATCTCGACAAAGTAACGGGTGAATTTCGTGGTTCCACGCTCATCGAACGGCACCTGGACCCAACTCAAGCGGGGTTGCCTGACTTCGCGACAAATGCTGCAGGCCGCACACTCGATCATTACCACGAATTTCGAATTCTTCAGACTCAACGGTTTGGCTTTTAG
- a CDS encoding FAD-dependent oxidoreductase: MSSSHFAVLGGGISGLISALRLAERGHRVTLIEGSDQLGGLGTFFQHEGRTFERFYHCMLPSDGPLLQVLESLGLTSEIYWKPSSFAYAHQRAIYPLNTPKDLLAFRPLPFLDRLRVGFTGAWGRVCSAKGLDDISTAEWLRGLSGRRAFGTFWQPMLEAKFGDSYDDVPALWFWTRFNREKGESKGEVKGYIRGGYKRITDAFRQRLTELGVTLRMQESIQQVDLDEEGRPFIQTAQVRLQADHLVLTLPWPVIRHCVGDKLRQQATVPHWNIDFQGVINHVLFLRRPLTPHYWLATPETRYPFDGVIETSTLTDEEDRGTGRHVVYLTKYLHRTDPRYLASDADLKKEWLAALQHLFPDLSPNDVEADYVFRAPFVEPIYTRGYLKKRPPEVLVPGRVSLATTVQVYPVVTSWNGSAIQVQRTLDLALP; the protein is encoded by the coding sequence ATGTCCTCCTCTCACTTCGCTGTCCTCGGTGGCGGCATCTCCGGTCTTATCAGTGCCCTGCGGCTAGCAGAACGTGGTCATCGTGTCACCTTGATTGAGGGCTCAGATCAGCTCGGAGGCCTAGGCACTTTCTTTCAGCATGAAGGCCGCACGTTTGAGCGCTTTTACCACTGCATGCTGCCGAGCGATGGACCTTTGCTTCAGGTGCTAGAGTCATTGGGCCTGACCTCGGAGATTTACTGGAAACCGAGTTCGTTTGCCTATGCGCACCAGAGGGCCATTTATCCGCTGAATACCCCCAAGGATCTTCTGGCATTCCGTCCTCTTCCTTTCTTGGATCGCCTGCGCGTGGGTTTCACCGGTGCCTGGGGACGGGTCTGTTCTGCAAAGGGGCTGGATGATATCTCCACGGCTGAATGGCTGCGCGGGCTCTCAGGACGCCGGGCCTTTGGCACCTTTTGGCAGCCCATGCTGGAAGCTAAGTTTGGCGACTCCTACGATGATGTGCCAGCCCTCTGGTTTTGGACGCGTTTTAACCGTGAGAAGGGGGAGAGCAAGGGAGAGGTCAAAGGCTACATCCGTGGCGGCTACAAACGAATCACCGATGCCTTTCGCCAGCGACTTACCGAACTGGGCGTCACGCTCCGCATGCAAGAATCCATCCAACAGGTGGACTTGGATGAGGAGGGGAGGCCCTTCATCCAAACCGCCCAAGTTCGGCTACAGGCAGATCATCTGGTGTTAACTCTTCCCTGGCCAGTCATTCGTCATTGCGTGGGAGACAAACTCCGCCAGCAAGCGACTGTGCCTCATTGGAACATTGATTTTCAGGGCGTCATCAACCATGTGCTTTTCCTGCGTCGGCCTCTGACTCCCCACTACTGGCTGGCCACCCCAGAGACCCGCTACCCCTTCGATGGAGTGATTGAGACCTCGACACTCACCGACGAGGAGGATCGAGGAACGGGCCGACATGTTGTTTACCTGACCAAATATTTGCACAGGACAGATCCTCGTTATCTGGCATCCGATGCAGACCTTAAAAAGGAATGGCTGGCTGCCCTCCAACATCTTTTTCCCGATCTTAGCCCCAACGATGTTGAGGCAGACTATGTATTCCGGGCTCCATTCGTCGAACCTATCTACACTCGAGGTTATCTCAAAAAACGCCCGCCTGAAGTCCTCGTGCCGGGGCGTGTCAGCCTCGCCACCACCGTGCAGGTCTATCCTGTGGTGACGTCCTGGAATGGCAGCGCCATCCAAGTGCAACGCACCTTGGACTTGGCTCTGCCCTAA
- a CDS encoding AMP-binding protein: MSSEKPVSLKNLTLLGKEHLPAHDGCMILPNRLGYMDLMRVETLLEGRRIVYLIEEGAVLQPLLKVHLEQENIHVLVISSQITDPAIYQKAVAEEIQKEAVIIYLPAESAALTTPLTTVPGAKLEFLLKAACPVLPLYVQYMTEVALDIEDSYDDDTVIMAFGKLLTGADVNLPTYQESLFTLSEAAFSEHPALGMHLAYALLLGLKRHGSRNKVVDGKDDKEMGYDRVLAIAITLSKVIKAETNQKRVGIILPPGLGGLIANVAVLLAGKIPVNINFTAGRSSVEFAMKAAGLDRYITADIFVRKMQAFPWPPMKQLILIERILPRLKSQIGLWLAVSKILPASLLATILGVPKKGGDTEAVLLFTSGSSGNPKGVPLTHRNVLANVVQFSSRLALKSNDSILGSLPLFHSFGSTVTLWYPIISGLDLITYPSPLETKKLGELIEKHRISLMIATPTFLRGYLRGVNREALTSLKIVVTGAEKLPPTVAAAFEQRFGKKVFEGYGLTETSPVSNVNLPDPIPLGGEGSGHGWLPSHRPGSVGQLIPGLAVRITHAETNEPQSLHTSGMIWFKGANVFDGYLNDPKRTAEVIDANGWFRTGDIGRVDVDGFLYIEGRLSRFSKIGGEMVPHETVEEALIKAMGLENESSRKIAVVGVPDADKGEALILLTAIPGGPEHQEILDLRYRLLEKGLPPLWIPKKMIRVSDIPILSSGKLDVQSCEKIAKAGA, from the coding sequence ATGTCCTCGGAAAAGCCCGTCTCTCTCAAAAACCTTACCCTGCTGGGGAAAGAACATCTGCCAGCCCATGACGGTTGCATGATCCTGCCCAATCGGCTGGGTTACATGGATTTGATGCGTGTGGAGACCTTGTTGGAAGGACGCAGGATTGTCTATCTCATTGAGGAAGGAGCTGTGCTTCAACCGCTTCTCAAAGTTCACCTGGAGCAGGAGAATATTCACGTCCTGGTCATCTCATCCCAGATCACAGATCCGGCCATTTACCAAAAGGCCGTGGCTGAAGAGATTCAAAAAGAGGCGGTCATCATATACCTGCCGGCGGAATCTGCTGCTCTCACCACACCTCTCACGACGGTCCCCGGCGCCAAGCTGGAGTTTCTCCTCAAGGCCGCCTGCCCCGTCCTGCCGCTGTACGTGCAATACATGACGGAGGTCGCCTTGGACATTGAGGACTCCTATGACGACGACACCGTCATCATGGCGTTTGGCAAACTGCTCACAGGGGCAGATGTCAATCTCCCCACTTACCAGGAATCCCTTTTTACCCTCTCAGAGGCCGCATTCAGTGAGCACCCTGCTCTGGGCATGCATCTGGCTTATGCCTTGCTGCTGGGGCTCAAACGCCATGGCTCACGCAATAAAGTGGTGGATGGGAAAGACGATAAGGAAATGGGCTATGACCGTGTTTTAGCCATTGCCATCACCCTCTCGAAAGTGATCAAGGCCGAAACCAACCAAAAGCGCGTGGGCATCATCCTGCCGCCTGGGCTCGGCGGACTCATTGCCAACGTCGCTGTCTTACTCGCTGGAAAAATCCCCGTGAACATCAACTTCACCGCCGGGCGGTCTTCCGTAGAGTTTGCCATGAAAGCGGCCGGACTGGACCGCTACATCACCGCCGATATCTTTGTTCGCAAAATGCAGGCGTTCCCGTGGCCTCCGATGAAGCAGCTCATTTTGATCGAGCGCATCCTGCCTCGTCTCAAATCTCAAATCGGTCTGTGGCTCGCTGTCAGCAAAATTCTCCCCGCCTCGCTCTTGGCCACCATCCTCGGAGTGCCCAAAAAAGGCGGCGATACCGAAGCCGTCTTGCTTTTCACCAGTGGCAGCTCTGGGAATCCTAAAGGCGTTCCGCTTACCCATCGCAACGTGCTGGCCAACGTGGTTCAGTTCAGCAGCCGTCTGGCACTGAAATCAAACGACTCCATTTTGGGGAGCCTGCCTCTTTTCCACAGCTTTGGCAGCACCGTGACCCTCTGGTATCCCATCATCAGCGGTCTGGATTTGATCACCTACCCGAGCCCGCTGGAAACCAAAAAGCTCGGTGAACTCATTGAGAAGCACCGCATTTCATTGATGATCGCCACCCCCACTTTCCTTCGAGGGTATCTGCGTGGGGTCAATCGCGAGGCCCTCACTTCCCTGAAGATCGTCGTCACAGGCGCAGAAAAACTGCCACCCACCGTGGCCGCAGCCTTTGAACAACGCTTCGGCAAAAAGGTTTTTGAGGGCTATGGACTGACGGAGACTTCCCCGGTCTCCAATGTCAATCTCCCTGATCCCATCCCGCTGGGGGGGGAGGGCAGCGGGCACGGATGGCTTCCCAGCCATCGTCCCGGAAGTGTGGGCCAACTCATCCCTGGGCTGGCGGTGCGCATCACGCATGCTGAAACCAATGAACCCCAGTCTCTGCACACCAGCGGCATGATCTGGTTCAAGGGAGCCAATGTGTTTGACGGTTATCTGAATGATCCCAAACGCACCGCCGAGGTCATTGATGCGAACGGCTGGTTCCGCACAGGCGACATCGGTCGGGTGGATGTTGATGGGTTCCTCTACATTGAGGGACGTCTCAGCCGCTTCTCCAAAATCGGCGGTGAAATGGTGCCTCACGAGACCGTCGAGGAGGCCTTGATCAAGGCCATGGGGCTGGAGAATGAAAGCTCTCGCAAAATCGCGGTCGTTGGCGTTCCTGATGCAGATAAAGGTGAGGCACTGATCCTTCTCACCGCCATCCCCGGCGGTCCAGAGCATCAAGAGATCCTAGACCTGCGTTACCGCTTGTTAGAAAAGGGTCTGCCACCCCTGTGGATTCCTAAGAAGATGATCCGTGTCTCCGACATCCCCATCCTTTCTTCGGGCAAGCTGGATGTGCAGAGCTGCGAGAAGATTGCTAAAGCTGGAGCCTGA
- a CDS encoding bifunctional alpha/beta hydrolase/class I SAM-dependent methyltransferase, which produces MTTHTFPSHDGTELFYRAWLPFYQAKHAIVILHRGHEHSGRMQELAGSLDLPDTAIFAWDQRGHGQSTGKRGGADNLGVIIRDLESFFQHIEKTYAIPRESTVLVAHSVGAVVASAWVHDYAPRLRGLVLGTPAFDVKLYVPLALPLLSLKEKLLPGGVVKSYVKSRVLTHDPDQQRAYNEDKAIFREISVNILLDLYATARRVVADAAAIRVPTLVFSAGQDWVVHTGPQRAFFERLGSSDKEFHTLHGFYHAIFHEAQREVVFRKVRAFAQRLFDTPPPAPAPLLDADLRGHTRTERDELAATRDCLSSRLSRRVFGSVGRLSRGIALGWQAGFDSGRTLDYVYRNKPSGRFLVGWLMDKAYLDSPGWTGIRWRGQMLQKVLAEVLAQAGPNPHLVDIACGGGRYVLQMLHDHPELNATATLRDYQQPNLDTAQATAEALELKDRVKFVSADAFDRASLEALNPSPSVAVVSGLYELFNDNAPIQRSLQGLADAMPAGAQLVYTNQPWHPQLKFIAHVLSNREGKPWIMRRRTQEEMDDLVRAAGFVKERQEIDPAGIFTISVARKQ; this is translated from the coding sequence ATGACCACGCACACGTTCCCATCTCACGATGGCACTGAACTCTTCTACCGGGCGTGGTTACCTTTCTACCAAGCGAAGCACGCCATTGTGATTCTTCATCGGGGTCACGAACACTCGGGCCGCATGCAAGAGCTCGCTGGGTCCCTGGACTTGCCTGATACGGCCATTTTTGCTTGGGATCAACGTGGTCATGGACAGTCCACGGGGAAGCGAGGAGGGGCGGATAATCTGGGGGTGATCATCCGAGACCTGGAGTCATTTTTTCAGCACATCGAAAAAACCTACGCAATTCCGCGCGAATCGACCGTGCTGGTGGCTCACAGTGTTGGCGCTGTCGTGGCGTCGGCCTGGGTTCATGACTATGCGCCGCGTCTCCGTGGGCTGGTGCTCGGCACGCCCGCCTTTGATGTGAAGCTGTATGTGCCTCTGGCGCTGCCTCTGCTCTCCCTGAAGGAAAAGCTGCTGCCAGGCGGTGTCGTGAAGAGCTATGTCAAATCCCGCGTCTTGACTCATGATCCCGATCAGCAGCGGGCTTACAATGAGGACAAGGCCATCTTTCGAGAGATCTCCGTCAATATTCTGCTCGACCTTTACGCCACTGCCAGACGCGTAGTGGCGGATGCTGCTGCCATTCGCGTGCCGACGTTGGTCTTCAGTGCCGGGCAGGATTGGGTGGTGCACACAGGCCCCCAACGCGCTTTCTTTGAGCGGTTAGGCTCCTCGGATAAAGAATTTCACACCCTGCATGGTTTCTACCACGCCATCTTTCACGAGGCTCAGCGCGAGGTGGTCTTCCGTAAAGTGCGGGCCTTTGCCCAACGTCTGTTCGATACGCCGCCTCCTGCACCTGCGCCTCTTTTAGATGCGGACCTGCGCGGCCACACTCGGACGGAAAGGGATGAATTGGCGGCCACTCGGGACTGTTTATCCTCGCGGCTGAGCCGCCGAGTTTTTGGCAGTGTGGGGCGTTTGAGCCGAGGCATCGCTCTGGGCTGGCAGGCTGGATTCGATTCAGGCCGCACCCTGGATTATGTTTATCGGAACAAGCCTTCCGGTCGTTTCCTCGTCGGTTGGTTGATGGACAAGGCCTACTTGGACAGCCCGGGCTGGACAGGGATCCGCTGGCGAGGGCAGATGCTGCAAAAGGTTTTGGCTGAAGTCCTGGCTCAGGCTGGCCCCAATCCTCATCTAGTGGACATCGCCTGCGGCGGCGGACGCTACGTCCTGCAGATGCTGCATGACCATCCGGAGTTGAACGCGACGGCGACTTTGAGGGATTACCAGCAGCCCAATCTCGACACGGCGCAGGCGACCGCTGAGGCACTTGAGCTGAAAGACCGGGTGAAATTTGTGTCAGCGGATGCTTTTGATCGGGCATCCCTTGAGGCATTGAATCCGAGCCCCTCCGTGGCTGTCGTGTCGGGATTGTATGAGCTGTTCAATGACAACGCGCCGATCCAAAGGTCACTGCAGGGCCTTGCTGACGCGATGCCAGCCGGTGCTCAGCTCGTTTACACCAATCAACCTTGGCATCCTCAACTGAAATTTATTGCCCATGTTCTCAGCAATCGCGAAGGTAAGCCCTGGATTATGAGGCGACGCACACAGGAGGAAATGGATGACTTGGTTCGAGCGGCGGGTTTTGTGAAGGAACGTCAGGAGATTGACCCAGCGGGCATCTTCACCATCAGCGTGGCACGGAAGCAGTAA